The following are encoded together in the Daucus carota subsp. sativus chromosome 5, DH1 v3.0, whole genome shotgun sequence genome:
- the LOC108223485 gene encoding U-box domain-containing protein 44 translates to MAGSLDGSYDQGSQSDESSQFERYHIEPFYDAFICPLSKQIMRDPVTLETGITYEREAIENWFKDCKENGRKLVCPITLKELRSTDLNPSIALRSTIEEWNARNEAAQLDIARRSLSVGNPETEIMDALRFIQKLCQKNLSSKRVVRNSNLIPMIIDMLKSSSRRVRCKALGTLHSVVEDDSDNKEVMAEGDTVRTIVKFLSHEKSKEKDEAISLLCELSKSRTVCEKIGSINGAILILVGMTGSKSENPLTVEKAEKTLENLEKSESNVKQLADYGKLRPLLTLLLEGPEETKLSMAVYLGELVLNNDMKVFVAKTVGSSLVDLIKVGSMQSKEAALKALSQISSFEASAKVLIDEGILPPLVKDLFNVGKHQPTRLKEVSATILANIVKSGSDFYSIPVGPNHQTLVSENILHKLLRLISNTGPVIECQLLQVLVGLANSQTTVHSVVAAIKSSGATISLVHFIEVPQKDLRAASIKLLQNLSPHMGQELAHSLRGPGGQLSCLIQIISENVVITEEQAAAARLLADLPERDVGLTRQMLDEGVFQLVISRVISIRQGETKGGRFMTPYLEGLVQILARVTFVLAEEPETIRLCQEHNIASIFTEMLQSNGLDNVQMVSAMALDNLSQESKNLTELPELPSPGFCFKFFPCFSKTTVITGLCRVHRGRCSLRDTFCLVEGQVLEKLVALLDHTNDKVVEASLAAMSTLLDDEVDIENGVTMLCDTDAVKPILTILMEKRTETLRRRAVWVVERLLRGDDIAFEVSAEPNIITALVDAFQHGDYRTRQIAEHALRHIDKIPNFSGIFPNLGQ, encoded by the exons ATGGCTGGAAGCTTGGATGGAAGTTATGACCAAGGTAGCCAGTCGGATGAAAGCAGTCAATTTGAGAGATATCATATTGAACCATTCTATGATGCATTTATATGCCCTctatcaaaacaaattatgcgCGATCCTGTTACTTTGGAAACTGGCATAACTTATGAGCGAGAAGCCATTGAAAACTGGTTCAAAGATTGTAAGGAGAATGGAAGAAAGCTAGTCTGTCCAATAACATTAAAAGAGTTAAGGAGTACAGATCTGAACCCAAGCATTGCTTTGCGCAGCACAATTGAAGAATGGAATGCTAGGAATGAAGCTGCTCAACTTGATATTGCTCGTAGATCACTGTCAGTAGGCAATCCAGAAACTGAAATCATGGATGCTCTAAGGTTCATTCAGAAGCTTTGCCAAAAGAATCTCTCCAGTAAGCGAGTTGTTCGTAATTCAAATCTTATACCCATGATCATCGACATGTTGAAGAGCAGTAGTCGTAGAGTAAGATGCAAGGCACTAGGAACCCTTCATAGTGTAGTCGAAGACGACTCTGATAATAAG GAAGTTATGGCTGAAGGGGATACTGTACGGACAATAGTTAAGTTTTTGTCTCATGAAAAATCCAAGGAGAAGGATGAAGCCATCTCTTTGCTTTGTGAGCTTTCGAAATCTAGGACAGTCTGTGAAAAAATTGGATCCATCAATGGAGCCATCCTTATTTTAGTGGGAATGACTGGCAGCAAATCTGAAAATCCTCTTACTGTTGAAAAGGCTGAAAAAACTCTGGAAAATTTGGAGAAGTCTGAGAGTAATGTTAAGCAGTTGGCTGACTATGGTAAACTACGGCCACTCCTGACACTCCTCCTTGAAG GTCCAGAGGAAACCAAACTATCCATGGCTGTGTACCTTGGTGAACTAGTACTCAACAATGACATGAAAGTATTTGTGGCAAAAACTGTTGGTTCATCACTAGTTGATCTTATCAAAGTTGGTAGCATGCAGTCAAAAGAAGCTGCTTTAAAGGCATTGAGTCAGATATCGTCTTTTGAGGCTAGTGCCAAGGTTTTGATAGACGAAGGGATACTACCTCCTCTAGTAAAGGATCTCTTCAATGTTGGTAAGCACCAGCCTACACGATTGAAGGAGGTATCTGCTACAATTCTGGCAAACATCGTAAAGTCAGGCTCTGACTTCTATTCTATCCCTGTTGGACCCAACCACCAGACTCTGGTTTCAGAAAACATACTCCACAAACTTCTCCGTCTGATTAGCAATACCGGGCCAGTGATAGAATGCCAGCTTCTTCAGGTTCTTGTTGGACTAGCTAATTCTCAGACTACAGTTCACAGTGTTGTTGCTGCAATCAAGAGCTCTGGGGCTACTATCAGTTTGGTGCACTTCATTGAAGTTCCACAGAAGGATCTTCGTGCAGCTTCCATCAAACTTCTTCAAAACCTCTCTCCACACATGGGCCAGGAATTAGCTCATAGTCTACGTGGTCCAGGGGGGCAACTCAGTTGCTTAATCCAAATCATATCAGAAAATGTTGTCATCACCGAAGAGCAAGCAGCAGCAGCCAGGCTCTTGGCTGATCTCCCAGAAAGGGATGTGGGCCTCACAAGACAGATGCTTGATGAAGGTGTCTTTCAGTTGGTCATCTCCAGGGTGATAAGTATCCGGCAGGGAGAGACTAAAGGTGGCCGCTTTATGACTCCCTATTTAGAAGGGCTTGTTCAGATTCTGGCAAGGGTTACCTTTGTCCTTGCTGAGGAACCTGAGACTATCAGACTGTGTCAAGAGCACAATATTGCTTCAATTTTCACTGAAATGCTTCAGTCAAATGGGCTGGACAATGTGCAGATGGTTTCAGCTATGGCTTTGGATAATTTATCCCAAGAATCCAAGAACTTGACAGAGTTGCCCGAGTTGCCATCACCtggtttttgttttaaattttttccttGCTTTAGCAAAACTACTGTCATAACCGGATTATGTAGAGTTCATAGAGGGAGATGTTCACTAAGGGACACCTTTTGTCTCGTGGAAGGGCAGGTTTTGGAGAAGTTGGTGGCCCTTCTAGATCACACTAATGATAAGGTAGTTGAGGCTTCACTTGCAGCCATGTCAACTTTGCTAGACGATGAAGTTGATATAGAAAATGGGGTGACTATGTTGTGCGATACAGATGCAGTCAAGCCTATACTTACTATTTTAATGGAGAAACGAACGGAGACCTTGAGGAGGAGGGCAGTTTGGGTTGTGGAAAGACTTCTGAGGGGTGATGATATAGCATTTGAAGTATCCGCTGAACCCAACATCATCACAGCCCTTGTCGATGCTTTTCAGCATGGTGACTATCGAACAAGACAAATTGCTGAGCACGCCCTAAGGCATATCGACAAGATCCCGAATTTCTCTGGTATTTTCCCAAATTTGGGACAGTAA
- the LOC108224110 gene encoding F-box/kelch-repeat protein At5g42350, protein MIPESSAREASFRQDLEVPSASKRRVKSISQKLKKKSVTSGEEDDTAGISFRCLTLYGRSGGCKVGADATEDFGDMVGKRRSNASEEGKGYNTICGTEETAVDCFSYGVKDKFWKKTNKKILELKESQRSSGMHVFLPDDILEMCLMRLPLTSLMTARLVCKKWRNMTRTSRFMQLRREGLYQTPWLFVFGVIKDGFCSGEIHAFDVSFNQWHKIDAEVLKGRFMFSVASIQDDVYVIGGCSSLNNFGKMDRSSYKTHKGVVVFSPLTKSWRKAASMKYARSAPILGTYEICSDCSIIKNQHVRQDRRFLRSRVGGVSDVYEDPHRLSVRRQVRSSLDENEVSFFSSMKSNKFVRPKSDHSSAKVRKRFVLIAVGGVGNWDEPLDSGEIYDSASNKWMEIQRLPVDFGIVCSGVVCNGMFYVYSENDKLAGYDIERGFWVGIQMTPFPPRVQEYYPKLISCNHRLFMLSVSWCEGDGQIGRRNKAVRKLWELDLMYLTWTEISVHPDAPLDWNAAFVADRNLIFGVEMFKIFGQVLDFLTVCDVSVAESNWDHISRNHVAHEVDASSCLTKSLAVLHL, encoded by the coding sequence ATGATTCCTGAAAGTTCGGCTAGAGAAGCATCATTTCGGCAGGATCTTGAGGTGCCGAGCGCATCAAAACGCAGGGTCAAAAGCATAAGCCAAAAACTGAAGAAGAAAAGTGTTACAAGTGGAGAAGAGGATGATACTGCAGGTATCTCCTTTAGATGTCTCACTTTGTATGGTAGGAGTGGAGGTTGTAAAGTAGGTGCTGACGCAACTGAAGATTTTGGTGATATGGTTGGTAAGAGACGATCAAATGCCAGTGAAGAAGGCAAAGGGTACAACACAATTTGTGGGACTGAGGAAACCGCTGTGGATTGCTTTTCATATGGGGTGAAGGACAAGTTTTGGAAGAAAACTAACAAAAAGATTTTAGAACTTAAAGAATCACAACGAAGTAGCGGAATGCACGTCTTTCTTCCTGATGATATCTTGGAAATGTGTTTGATGAGACTTCCACTGACCAGTCTCATGACTGCACGCCTTGTGTGCAAAAAGTGGAGAAACATGACGAGAACATCTCGGTTCATGCAGCTTAGACGTGAAGGTTTGTATCAGACTCCGTGGTTATTTGTTTTTGGTGTTATCAAAGATGGTTTTTGTTCAGGAGAGATCCATGCCTTTGATGTTTCCTTCAACCAGTGGCACAAAATAGATGCTGAAGTCCTCAAAGGAAGGTTCATGTTTTCTGTTGCAAGTATTCAGGATGATGTTTATGTTATTGGAGGCTGTTCTAGTTTGAACAACTTCGGTAAAATGGACAGAAGCTCCTACAAGACGCACAAAGGAGTGGTGGTATTTAGCCCCCTTACAAAATCATGGCGCAAAGCTGCATCTATGAAGTATGCGAGATCAGCACCTATTTTGGGTACATACGAAATCTGTTCAGATTGTTCTATCATTAAAAATCAGCATGTTCGACAGGATAGACGTTTCCTCAGGTCACGTGTTGGTGGCGTATCAGATGTTTATGAGGATCCTCACAGGCTGTCTGTTAGACGTCAAGTCAGGAGCTCTCTAGATGAGAATGAAGTTTCATTCTTCTCTAGTATGAAATCAAACAAGTTTGTTAGACCAAAAAGTGACCATTCTAGTGCCAAAGTTCGTAAAAGGTTTGTGCTAATTGCTGTAGGCGGTGTTGGAAATTGGGATGAACCTTTAGACTCTGGGGAGATATATGATTCTGCATCAAATAAATGGATGGAAATTCAAAGGCTTCCTGTAGATTTCGGGATTGTTTGTTCTGGAGTGGTCTGTAATGGGATGTTTTATGTTTATTCAGAAAACGATAAGCTTGCAGGCTATGACATAGAGCGAGGCTTTTGGGTTGGCATTCAAATGACTCCATTCCCTCCACGTGTCCAGGAATACTACCCAAAACTCATATCTTGCAACCATAGGCTCTTCATGCTATCTGTCTCATGGTGTGAAGGGGATGGGCAAATTGGCAGAAGAAATAAAGCTGTTCGAAAGCTGTGGGAACTTGATCTCATGTATCTAACTTGGACTGAAATTTCTGTTCATCCTGACGCTCCTTTGGACTGGAATGCTGCTTTTGTTGCTGACAGGAATCTAATATTTGGGGTTGAAATGTTTAAAATCTTTGGGCAGGTCTTAGATTTTTTAACTGTGTGCGATGTCTCTGTTGCGGAATCAAATTGGGATCATATTTCAAGGAATCATGTGGCTCACGAGGTCGATGCTTCATCCTGTCTGACAAAATCATTGGCGGTGCTCCATTTGTAG
- the LOC108219744 gene encoding probable protein phosphatase 2C 27, with product MEAYRVLEGGVDDNQGTVENDGVSDNSADLKQIEHGRPPRHHSVVRHSVTSLTDTGPAVDLESDCGVHGIKSPIDRNSEFVPVFRSGSCAEKGVKQYMEDEHICINDLLEELGAGADASANFPSGGAFYGVFDGHGGIDAASFVRKNILKFILDDSHFPVCLDKAIRNAFLKADHAFADENHLDISSGTTALTALICGKLLVVANVGDCRAVLGRRGRAFELSKDHKPNCSSERTRIERLGGVIYDGYLNGQLSVSRAIGDWHMKGSKGSAVPLSAEPELQEIELAEEDEFLIIGCDGLWDVMSSQCAVTTARKELMLHNDPERCSRELVREAFKRNSCDNLTVIVVCFSTDPPPPIDVPHTEVHRSISADGLNLLKGVLGG from the exons ATGGAAGCATATAGGGTGTTAGAAGGTGGTGTAGATGATAATCAAGGGACTGTTGAGAATGATGGAGTTTCCGATAATTCAGCTGATTTGAAGCAGATTGAACATGGAAGACCTCCTAGGCATCACTCCGTTGTCCGCCATAGTGTAACTTCTCTTACAGATACAGGACCTGCTGTTGATTTG GAATCTGACTGTGGGGTCCATGGCATTAAGTCTCCTATAGATAGAAACTCAGAATTCGTACCAGTGTTTCGGTCAGGAAGCTGCGCTGAGAAAGGAGTGAAGCAGTATATGGAGGATGAACACATATGTATAAATGATCTTCTAGAAGAATTAGGTGCAGGTGCAGATGCTAGTGCGAATTTCCCTTCGGGTGGAGCTTTTTATGGG GTGTTTGATGGTCATGGTGGTATTGATGCAGCATCTTTTGTTAGAAAAAACATCCTCAAATTTATACTTGATGACTCTCATTTCCCTGTCTGCCTGGACAAGGCGATAAGAAATGCCTTTTTAAAAGCAGATCATGCGTTTGCCGATGAAAATCATCTAGACATCTCCTCTGGGACTACTGCACTAACTGCTCTCATATGTGGGAA ACTGTTGGTTGTAGCCAATGTAGGGGATTGTAGAGCTGTTCTAGGGAGACGTGGGCGAGCATTTGAGTTGTCTAAAGATCACAAGCCAAATTGCTCATCAGAGAGAACAAGAATTGAAAGACTCGGGGGAGTGATCTATGATGGGTATCTTAATGGACAATTATCTGTATCTCGTGCTATTGGAGATTGGCACATGAAAGGTTCAAAAGGCTCTGCCGTACCCTTGAGTGCAGAGCCGGAATTGCAGGAGATTGAACTGGCAGAAGAGGATGAATTCCTAATAATAGGATGCGACGGTCTCTGGGATGTGATGAGCAGCCAGTGTGCTGTAACAACAGCAAGAAAAGAACTAATGCTGCACAATGATCCTGAGAGATGCTCCAGAGAGCTAGTAAGGGAAGCCTTCAAGCGCAATAGTTGTGATAATCTGACTGTTATTGTTGTATGTTTCTCCACCGATCCTCCCCCTCCGATAGACGTTCCCCATACCGAGGTCCACAGGAGTATATCAGCGGACGGACTTAATCTTCTCAAAGGTGTTTTAGGTggatga